The following proteins come from a genomic window of Gemmatimonadaceae bacterium:
- a CDS encoding ADOP family duplicated permease: MLRRLVARLPRRGSPSDADIARELRDHLDFEAESLAAGERFAKHDAAFAARRRCGNVTNASESVRDVWRWAWLEQLVQDLRHGWRAIVRSPAYSVALVVTLAMGIGAGTTVYTLARAIHQPFPQLPQDKLLWITYGNARCGVDCTQLSPAALVAIQRRAPSITAVGAYDWATALRGSNGSEAVKGFAVSPDTWQTIGARFTAGHGFPGDAGVEGGPNVVVLSYEFWHRRFNASLGVIDSVVTIDQQPRTVVGVLAEDIRFPTTADVYKPFRATAQDENDHSARYLNAFARLTDGATIDRASAEVATINRQLVSESPKTDSGWVLRARPIAAYHTDDVQILDDISRAAALLVFLAACMSAANLALARLSARRQELALRAALGVRRWRLARHLLAESLLLSLVAGALGALLARWGVRWLRDAIPPGFAAFLPGWARMGVDPHVLLFALGTAIVAMLAFALLPVARATRISLSSVLAEGGRANTGGVHGTQTRATLIVLEVSIALVLLTAAALFTTSVRNMIRGNAGVRLDHVLTMELTLPPGGDDSSRADFFRRLDVNLGAVPGIRAAGAGTTTPLSNDFGGIGFDVPGRAPEPGGRPLTGIAQQVTPRYMQASGVSIEEGRGIEDRDVAGAQRVLVVNRYMADALWPHTTAIGRVVKIADSIWTVVGVASNVHHGGLDEEMRYTLYRSVYQAPRAYAVLAIWTLGDPDSMRDAVRAVVARTDPSVAVGDAMTMEAMQARHVSPFTMMAGMMSVLAVVTMVIATVGLYGLIAYGVAQRTREIGVRIALGARPRDILGHVGAGALRLTAMGIVFGVAGAAAFARLLTSALYGVSASDTKTYIFVSLGLLLVALTAASVPSWRAAKVDPTVALRE, from the coding sequence ATGCTGCGCCGACTCGTCGCCCGACTCCCTCGTCGCGGATCGCCATCGGACGCTGACATCGCGCGCGAGCTGCGCGACCACCTCGACTTCGAAGCCGAATCGCTCGCCGCCGGAGAACGATTCGCGAAACACGACGCGGCGTTCGCTGCGCGACGGCGCTGCGGCAACGTCACCAACGCGAGCGAGTCGGTGCGCGATGTGTGGCGGTGGGCCTGGCTCGAGCAGCTCGTGCAGGACCTGCGCCACGGATGGCGGGCGATCGTCCGCTCGCCCGCGTACAGCGTCGCCCTGGTCGTCACGCTGGCCATGGGCATCGGGGCCGGTACCACCGTGTACACGCTGGCCCGCGCGATCCACCAGCCATTCCCCCAACTGCCGCAGGACAAGCTCCTCTGGATCACCTACGGCAACGCGCGCTGCGGCGTCGACTGCACTCAGCTCTCGCCGGCAGCTCTTGTCGCGATCCAACGACGCGCCCCGTCGATCACCGCGGTCGGCGCGTACGACTGGGCCACGGCGCTGCGCGGCAGCAATGGCAGCGAGGCCGTCAAAGGGTTCGCCGTCTCGCCCGACACTTGGCAAACGATCGGCGCACGCTTCACGGCGGGCCATGGGTTCCCGGGCGACGCGGGCGTCGAGGGCGGTCCGAACGTGGTGGTCCTCTCGTACGAGTTCTGGCATCGACGCTTCAACGCGAGCCTCGGCGTCATCGACTCGGTCGTCACCATCGACCAGCAACCCCGCACGGTAGTCGGGGTCCTGGCGGAGGACATCCGGTTTCCGACGACGGCCGACGTCTACAAACCATTTCGCGCCACGGCCCAAGACGAGAACGATCACTCGGCTCGATACCTCAACGCGTTTGCGCGGCTGACCGATGGTGCGACCATCGACCGAGCGTCTGCCGAGGTGGCGACGATCAACCGACAACTGGTGAGCGAATCTCCCAAGACCGACAGCGGCTGGGTACTTCGCGCCCGTCCGATCGCCGCGTATCACACCGACGACGTCCAAATCCTCGACGACATTTCGCGAGCCGCCGCCCTGCTCGTATTTCTGGCTGCCTGCATGAGCGCCGCGAACCTCGCGCTCGCGCGGCTGTCGGCCCGCCGCCAGGAGCTGGCCCTGCGCGCCGCGCTTGGCGTGCGTCGCTGGCGACTCGCCCGTCACCTTCTTGCCGAGTCGCTGTTGCTTTCGCTCGTCGCCGGCGCACTCGGCGCGTTGTTGGCTCGTTGGGGTGTGAGGTGGTTGCGCGACGCCATCCCGCCGGGTTTCGCCGCCTTTCTTCCAGGGTGGGCGCGAATGGGCGTCGATCCGCACGTCCTGCTCTTCGCGCTCGGCACCGCGATCGTGGCGATGCTCGCGTTCGCGCTCCTGCCGGTGGCGCGCGCGACGCGCATTAGCCTCTCGAGCGTGTTGGCCGAAGGCGGCCGAGCAAATACCGGCGGCGTGCATGGAACGCAGACTCGAGCGACGTTGATCGTGCTCGAGGTGAGCATCGCGCTGGTACTCCTCACGGCAGCGGCGCTGTTCACCACGAGCGTGCGCAACATGATCCGCGGTAACGCCGGAGTGCGGTTGGACCACGTGCTCACCATGGAGCTGACGTTGCCGCCCGGCGGCGATGACTCGTCTCGTGCCGATTTCTTCCGGCGGCTCGACGTCAACCTGGGCGCCGTCCCGGGCATCCGTGCCGCAGGTGCGGGAACCACCACCCCGCTCAGCAACGACTTTGGCGGAATCGGGTTCGACGTTCCCGGGCGGGCGCCGGAGCCGGGCGGCCGGCCGTTGACCGGAATCGCCCAGCAGGTCACGCCCCGGTACATGCAGGCCAGCGGCGTATCTATAGAAGAGGGCCGCGGGATCGAGGATCGCGACGTCGCGGGGGCCCAGCGGGTCCTGGTCGTCAATCGCTATATGGCCGACGCGCTTTGGCCGCATACCACCGCGATCGGACGGGTCGTCAAGATCGCCGATTCGATCTGGACCGTCGTGGGCGTTGCGTCGAACGTGCACCACGGCGGTCTCGACGAAGAGATGCGATACACGCTGTATCGCTCCGTCTACCAGGCGCCCCGCGCTTACGCCGTGCTGGCGATTTGGACGCTGGGCGACCCCGACTCGATGCGCGACGCAGTCCGCGCCGTCGTTGCGCGCACTGACCCATCGGTCGCCGTCGGGGACGCCATGACGATGGAGGCAATGCAGGCACGCCACGTGTCGCCTTTCACCATGATGGCCGGGATGATGTCCGTTCTGGCGGTCGTGACGATGGTCATCGCCACGGTCGGGTTGTATGGGTTGATCGCCTATGGCGTTGCGCAGCGCACGCGCGAGATCGGGGTCCGCATCGCACTCGGCGCGCGACCGCGTGACATCCTCGGACACGTGGGCGCCGGAGCGCTGCGTCTCACCGCGATGGGAATCGTATTCGGCGTTGCCGGTGCGGCCGCCTTCGCGCGGCTCCTCACGTCGGCGTTGTACGGCGTGAGCGCCAGCGACACGAAAACGTACATCTTCGTGTCGCTGGGGTTGTTGCTTGTTGCGTTGACGGCGGCATCTGTCCCATCGTGGCGCGCGGCGAAAGTCGATCCCACCGTGGCGTTACGCGAGTGA